In a single window of the Drosophila subpulchrella strain 33 F10 #4 breed RU33 chromosome X, RU_Dsub_v1.1 Primary Assembly, whole genome shotgun sequence genome:
- the LOC119557436 gene encoding type 1 phosphatases regulator YPI1, with amino-acid sequence MDQPKAKLSTIDGESDSPRSPRKVTSMIPAAAPEPVLPPETDSGFSSADSSDSVPQVAAVASPCLLRLRLAQTQPEKPKKKRVGFHAGVIDNEHMNRRKSKCCCIYRKPHPFGESSSSTDDECENCFGHPEVKARNRLEKLEKRRQQHQNCCSCCRHHVPRPVNRNNRLAIDEIAAEKDSNRDEEEQKSAIKNRNEPSGEEVKKD; translated from the coding sequence ATGGATCAGCCGAAGGCCAAGTTATCGACTATCGATGGCGAGTCCGACTCGCCCCGGAGCCCCAGGAAGGTGACGTCGATGATTCCTGCGGCGGCACCGGAACCCGTTCTTCCCCCGGAAACCGATTCCGGCTTCAGTTCGGCGGACAGCAGCGATTCCGTGCCCCAAGTGGCGGCGGTGGCCTCGCCCTGCCTGCTGCGCCTCCGATTGGCCCAAACACAACCGGAAAAGCCCAAGAAGAAGCGCGTCGGCTTCCATGCCGGCGTTATCGATAACGAGCACATGAATCGCCGCAAATCGAAGTGCTGCTGCATCTATCGGAAGCCCCATCCCTTCGGCGAGAGCTCCTCCTCCACGGACGACGAGTGCGAGAACTGCTTCGGCCATCCCGAGGTGAAGGCCCGCAATCGGCTGGAAAAGCTGGAAAAGCGCAGGCAGCAACACCAGAACTGCTGCTCTTGCTGTCGTCATCACGTCCCTCGTCCCGTTAATCGAAACAATCGGCTGGCTATCGATGAGATCGCGGCGGAAAAGGACAGTAATCGGGATGAAGAGGAGCAAAAGTCTGCGATCAAGAACCGAAATGAACCAAGTGGCGAGGAAGTTAAGAAGGACTAG